One part of the Malus sylvestris chromosome 2, drMalSylv7.2, whole genome shotgun sequence genome encodes these proteins:
- the LOC126588849 gene encoding E3 ubiquitin-protein ligase RSL1-like, whose amino-acid sequence MGNKICNGNKRGTSNKFGKHLSEVVKNVCDFCLQSIHLENSFNIKGCTHSYCQQCIVKFIVSNLQLNVTSITCPVPGCAGVLDPEHCRQILPSDVFVSWSNALSESVLSPESDIDSTFICDFCVEPVNLKDSFNIRGCTHFYCQGCIVKFIASKRQDNVTRIMCPVPGCTGTLDLEYCRAILPKDVCDRWGKALCESVVMALMGTGKKYLYCPFNACSALLIHEDPEGTTQSVCPHCKREFCAKCKVPWHTEFDCANFQKLEKRGEDKMLEELAKKKRWRRCPNCKYYVERKSGCSYMKCR is encoded by the exons ATGGGCAACAAAATATGCAACGGAAACAAAAGGGGCACCAGCAACAAATTCGGTAAGCACCTTTCCGAAGTGGTAAAAAATGTATGCGACTTCTGTCTTCAGTCAATTCATCTCGAAAACTCATTCAACATCAAAGGGTGCACTCATTCTTACTGTCAACAGTGCATTGTTAAATTCATAGTGTCCAACCTCCAATTAAATGTCACTTCCATTACCTGCCCTGTACCGGGCTGTGCCGGTGTCTTAGACCCAGAGCACTGCCGCCAAATCCTCCCATCCGACGTCTTTGTTTCATGGAGCAATGCCTTATCTGAGTCTGTACTTTCCCCTGAGAGCGATATTGACTCAACCTTCATATGTGATTTCTGTGTTGAGCCAGTTAACCTGAAAGACTCATTTAACATAAGGGGTTGCACCCATTTTTACTGTCAAGGTTGCATTGTCAAATTCATAGCTTCCAAGCGCCAAGACAATGTCACTCGCATTATGTGCCCTGTACCAGGCTGCACCGGCACGTTAGACCTAGAATACTGTCGTGCAATTCTCCCGAAAGATGTTTGTGATAGGTGGGGAAAGGCCTTATGTGAATCTGTGGTTATGGCCCTTATGGGGACTGGGAAGAAGTACTTATACTGTCCCTTCAATGCGTGCTCGGCGCTGTTGATTCATGAGGATCCGGAGGGTACCACTCAGTCTGTGTGTCCTCATTGCAAAAGAGAATTTTGCGCCAAGTGTAAGGTTCCTTGGCATACCGAATTTGATTGTGCCAATTTTCAGAAACTGGAAAAGAGGGGTGAAGACAAGATGCTGGAAGAGCTTGCCAAGAAGAAGAGGTGGAGGAGGTGTCCAAATTGCAAGTACTATGTTGAAAGAAAATCTGGGTGCAGCTACATGAAATGCAG ataa